In Leptolyngbya sp. SIO1E4, one DNA window encodes the following:
- the gmd gene encoding GDP-mannose 4,6-dehydratase, with translation MTQTKRALITGITGQDGSYLTELLLEKGYEVHGIIRRTSTFNTDRIDHVYVDPHNEDARLFLHYGDLNDGTMLRRILEEVEPAEVYNLGAQSHVRISFDSPEYTVDTVAMGALRLLEAIRDYQHRTGNQVRFYQAGSSEMYGKVQDIPQKESTPFYPRSPYACAKVYAHWQTVNYRESYDLFACNGILFNHESPRRGETFVTRKITRAIARIVSKQQKKLFLGNLDAKRDWGYAKDYVRAMWLMLQQEAPDDYVIATGETHSVSEFLEIAFQYVNLNWQDYVEFDPRYLRPTEVDILIGDPAKSTQKLGWEPSVTFEELVHLMVEADLNAVGVSQNRENGYTDLATVRRDQLSQTVS, from the coding sequence ATGACGCAAACCAAGCGTGCCCTCATCACCGGCATTACCGGCCAAGACGGCTCATATCTAACTGAGCTTTTACTAGAGAAGGGATATGAAGTTCATGGCATTATTCGCCGCACCTCGACCTTCAATACAGACCGTATCGATCATGTTTATGTAGATCCCCATAACGAAGATGCTCGCCTATTTCTCCATTACGGAGATTTAAACGATGGCACCATGCTGCGCCGCATTTTAGAAGAGGTGGAGCCTGCTGAAGTTTACAACCTGGGCGCTCAGTCCCACGTTCGTATCAGTTTTGATTCTCCTGAATATACGGTCGATACCGTTGCCATGGGAGCGTTACGTCTATTAGAAGCGATTCGAGATTACCAGCACCGTACCGGGAATCAAGTTCGTTTTTACCAGGCTGGCTCCTCCGAAATGTACGGGAAAGTGCAAGACATCCCGCAGAAGGAGTCAACCCCATTTTATCCCCGGAGTCCTTACGCCTGTGCCAAGGTCTATGCTCACTGGCAAACCGTGAACTATCGTGAATCTTACGATCTCTTTGCGTGTAACGGAATTTTGTTTAACCATGAATCTCCCCGTCGAGGAGAAACATTTGTAACACGCAAAATCACTCGAGCGATCGCCCGCATTGTCAGTAAGCAGCAGAAAAAACTCTTTTTAGGCAACCTGGATGCGAAGCGCGATTGGGGCTATGCCAAAGACTACGTTCGGGCAATGTGGTTAATGCTGCAGCAAGAGGCTCCTGATGACTATGTCATTGCAACTGGAGAAACGCATTCTGTCAGCGAATTTTTAGAAATTGCCTTCCAATACGTCAATCTCAATTGGCAAGACTATGTCGAATTTGACCCCCGATACTTGCGGCCTACGGAAGTCGATATTCTGATTGGAGACCCGGCTAAATCTACCCAAAAACTGGGATGGGAACCGAGCGTTACGTTCGAAGAGCTGGTACATCTCATGGTTGAAGCTGACCTGAATGCAGTTGGTGTTAGCCAAAATCGTGAGAACGGATACACAGACTTAGCCACCGTTCGTCGTGATCAGCTTAGTCAGACTGTTTCTTGA
- the gorA gene encoding glutathione-disulfide reductase, giving the protein MGYDFDFFVIGAGSGGIASARRAAQYGAKVGIAESWTLGGTCVNRGCVPKKLMVYASHFPEQFKAAVGYGWSPVESQFDWGKLTTAVNNEVARLNGIYENMLDRSQVKVFPHYARFLDAHTLEVGDAKVTADKILIAVGGKPVRPPLPGIEHAITSDDIFHLPEQPHHAVILGGGYIGCEFACILNSLGTKVTQVIRSEKILRGFDEDIQSEIQAAMQAHGINIMSQTQIQGITQTEKGVDISIQTQGNEAHILADVVSLAALGRKPNIDKLGLENTGVELAAGAIAVDEYSTTAEPNVYAVGDCTDKVNLTPVAIAEGRALADTQFGGQSRTISYDNIPTAVFTTPEAATVGLTEAEAIDRYGEDGIKVYRSKFRPMFYTLPNIQTKTLMKLIVQKETDQVLGAHMIGDDAAEIIQGVAIAVKMGATKANFDATVAIHPSAAEEFVTMR; this is encoded by the coding sequence ATGGGCTATGATTTTGACTTTTTTGTGATTGGAGCTGGATCAGGGGGGATTGCCTCTGCCCGTCGTGCGGCTCAGTATGGGGCCAAGGTCGGGATCGCAGAATCATGGACATTGGGCGGAACATGCGTCAATCGTGGCTGTGTTCCGAAAAAACTCATGGTGTATGCATCCCATTTTCCGGAACAGTTTAAGGCAGCAGTCGGCTACGGATGGAGTCCGGTTGAGAGTCAATTTGACTGGGGTAAGCTCACTACTGCAGTCAATAATGAAGTGGCTCGCCTCAATGGCATCTATGAAAACATGCTGGACAGGTCTCAGGTTAAGGTCTTTCCACACTATGCACGTTTTTTAGATGCTCATACCCTTGAGGTTGGCGACGCAAAAGTAACGGCTGACAAGATTTTGATCGCCGTGGGTGGCAAACCAGTGCGCCCCCCATTACCCGGCATTGAGCATGCCATTACCTCTGACGACATTTTCCATTTGCCAGAGCAACCACACCACGCAGTTATCCTGGGGGGTGGCTACATTGGGTGTGAGTTCGCCTGTATCCTCAACAGCCTGGGAACAAAGGTTACACAGGTGATTCGCTCGGAGAAAATTTTGCGGGGCTTTGATGAAGACATCCAGTCGGAGATTCAGGCAGCGATGCAGGCTCATGGCATCAACATCATGAGCCAGACTCAAATTCAGGGCATTACTCAAACTGAGAAAGGGGTAGACATCAGCATCCAAACGCAGGGGAATGAAGCGCATATTCTTGCGGATGTGGTGAGTTTAGCGGCTTTGGGACGCAAGCCTAATATCGACAAGCTGGGCCTAGAAAACACGGGTGTTGAGCTGGCCGCTGGCGCAATCGCAGTCGATGAATACAGTACCACTGCTGAGCCCAATGTTTATGCCGTAGGAGACTGCACCGACAAAGTCAATTTGACTCCGGTGGCCATTGCAGAAGGTCGAGCCCTTGCTGACACGCAGTTTGGAGGGCAGTCACGCACCATAAGTTATGACAATATCCCCACTGCTGTGTTTACAACTCCAGAGGCGGCCACGGTGGGCTTAACAGAAGCTGAAGCCATCGACAGATATGGAGAAGATGGCATTAAAGTCTATCGATCCAAATTCCGCCCAATGTTTTATACGTTGCCGAACATCCAGACCAAAACCTTAATGAAGCTCATCGTTCAGAAGGAGACTGACCAGGTTCTGGGGGCACATATGATCGGAGATGACGCTGCTGAAATCATTCAGGGTGTGGCGATCGCCGTGAAAATGGGAGCCACTAAGGCTAATTTCGATGCGACCGTCGCCATTCACCCCAGCGCAGCCGAAGAATTTGTCACGATGCGCTAA
- a CDS encoding ZIP family metal transporter, whose translation MNTLMVGAIASLLAGLGTAVGAIPVLLPGQPSEKTEGILLGIGGGIMLAATSFSLILPGTEAAIALGYSSEIAALVMVAGVLSGGGLLWIVHNRFPHEHIFKGQEGPHVENLKRIWLFVAAITLHNFPEGLAVGVGFGAGETSGAVALALGIALQNMPEGLVVAWSLRSLEYSPWYALGISTLTGLVEPVGGILGAGIVSIAQEALPWGMAFAAGAMLFVIVDEIIPDIAQKSLGQSGTLGIMVGFVIMMFLDIALG comes from the coding sequence GTGAATACTTTAATGGTTGGGGCGATCGCAAGCTTACTCGCTGGACTCGGAACCGCAGTTGGCGCGATCCCTGTTCTACTGCCTGGGCAGCCTTCAGAAAAAACAGAAGGCATTTTGCTCGGAATTGGCGGCGGCATTATGCTAGCTGCAACCTCTTTTTCTCTCATTTTGCCGGGGACAGAGGCCGCGATTGCACTAGGGTACTCTTCTGAGATCGCAGCATTAGTGATGGTAGCCGGGGTCTTGTCGGGGGGAGGATTGCTGTGGATTGTTCACAATCGCTTTCCCCATGAGCACATTTTTAAGGGTCAAGAAGGCCCGCACGTAGAAAATCTCAAGAGAATTTGGTTATTTGTGGCAGCCATCACCCTCCATAATTTTCCTGAAGGGTTAGCTGTCGGGGTTGGTTTTGGGGCTGGGGAAACCTCTGGAGCTGTCGCACTCGCGCTTGGCATCGCCTTACAAAATATGCCAGAAGGGCTAGTCGTTGCCTGGTCACTACGCAGTCTTGAGTATTCACCCTGGTATGCCCTTGGGATTTCAACCCTGACCGGGTTGGTGGAACCGGTTGGCGGCATTCTAGGTGCCGGCATTGTGAGTATTGCCCAAGAAGCTTTGCCATGGGGCATGGCTTTTGCAGCAGGGGCCATGCTGTTTGTCATTGTGGATGAAATCATCCCAGATATTGCTCAAAAGAGCCTAGGACAAAGCGGCACACTAGGAATCATGGTCGGCTTTGTCATCATGATGTTTTTGGATATCGCGCTCGGCTAA
- a CDS encoding valine--pyruvate transaminase yields the protein MNPALTQFGEQMSHLTGVRAIMKDIIETLRAGKGKTFINLSAGNPVILPEVEQLWRDCTSDLLSSSEYGEVVCRYGSSQGYEPFIEAVLADFNQRYGLSLTDRNILITPGSQSLYFYAANAFGGYTSDGKLKDIVLPLSPDYTGYGGVSLFPEALKAYKPAIDIGERPHCFKYRPDFNQLEITDSTGFVLFSRPCNPTGNVLTDEEVHRIANLASAYDVPVFVDSAYAPPYPALNFTEMTPIFCKGMVHCLSLSKAGLPGERIGIALGDEAIIQVLQSFQTNLCIHSSRYGQAIAARAIASGALGQISETVIRPHYQSKFAVLEENLAQFMPKSAPWYLHRGEGAIFAWLWFDNLPVQDWELYQQLKQYGVIVVPGSPFFPGLKKDWAHIKQCIRISLTATDEEIATGVRHLATFVDALYQQQPASPTPIAVG from the coding sequence ATGAACCCTGCCCTAACTCAATTTGGCGAACAGATGTCTCACTTAACTGGCGTCCGAGCCATCATGAAAGACATCATTGAGACCTTGCGGGCAGGCAAGGGCAAGACATTTATTAATCTCAGCGCAGGCAACCCTGTTATTTTGCCTGAGGTTGAGCAACTTTGGCGCGATTGCACAAGTGACCTGCTATCTAGTTCAGAATATGGCGAAGTTGTTTGTCGTTACGGCTCTAGCCAAGGATACGAGCCATTCATTGAAGCAGTACTGGCTGATTTCAACCAACGATATGGACTCTCCTTAACAGACCGTAATATTCTCATTACCCCGGGTAGCCAATCCCTTTACTTTTATGCAGCCAATGCATTTGGTGGCTATACCTCAGACGGAAAGCTGAAAGACATCGTTCTACCTTTGAGCCCTGACTATACGGGCTATGGTGGGGTTTCGCTGTTCCCAGAGGCTTTGAAAGCCTATAAGCCTGCCATTGACATTGGTGAGAGACCCCACTGCTTTAAGTATCGCCCTGACTTTAATCAGCTTGAGATTACTGATAGCACTGGGTTTGTACTGTTCTCTCGTCCCTGTAATCCAACCGGCAATGTCCTGACGGATGAAGAAGTGCATCGTATTGCCAACTTAGCCAGTGCCTACGATGTCCCGGTGTTTGTAGATTCTGCTTACGCGCCTCCCTATCCTGCCCTCAATTTCACCGAGATGACTCCTATCTTCTGCAAAGGGATGGTGCATTGCCTCAGCCTCTCAAAAGCTGGCTTGCCTGGAGAGCGCATTGGTATTGCCTTAGGAGATGAGGCCATTATTCAAGTCTTGCAATCGTTTCAAACTAATCTCTGTATTCACTCATCGCGATATGGGCAGGCGATCGCGGCTCGGGCAATTGCTTCAGGCGCGCTAGGGCAAATCTCTGAAACCGTTATCCGACCTCATTATCAAAGCAAATTTGCTGTTCTGGAAGAAAATCTAGCGCAGTTTATGCCGAAGAGTGCACCCTGGTATTTACATCGGGGAGAAGGGGCTATCTTTGCGTGGCTCTGGTTTGATAACCTCCCTGTTCAAGATTGGGAGCTTTACCAGCAGCTAAAACAATATGGTGTCATCGTGGTTCCTGGCAGCCCATTTTTCCCAGGTCTCAAGAAAGACTGGGCCCATATCAAGCAGTGCATTCGGATTAGCCTAACAGCCACAGATGAAGAAATTGCAACTGGTGTGCGTCACCTCGCAACATTTGTCGATGCGCTTTATCAACAACAGCCTGCATCTCCTACCCCAATCGCGGTTGGGTAG
- the rimM gene encoding ribosome maturation factor RimM — translation MTGSPPDEWLEIGRIVAPQGLDGSVRVYPSSDFPERFLEPGERWMSKPGQMTQPEPIQILSGRYLNGKGLYVLKIAGLTNRDHAEALRDARLWVPKSDRLPIEANEFHVADLIGLHVRLQKTGLAIGIVVDVYAAGNDLLAVQLTEDTRASTQPKQSATQHSKSDKTSSAHRTPVLVPFVQAIVPVVDLDAGYVEITPPKGLFPGI, via the coding sequence ATGACAGGCTCCCCCCCTGATGAATGGTTAGAAATTGGCCGCATTGTGGCACCTCAAGGTCTGGATGGATCCGTGCGGGTTTACCCCAGTAGTGATTTTCCAGAAAGATTTTTAGAGCCGGGGGAGCGCTGGATGAGTAAACCCGGTCAGATGACACAGCCAGAACCGATTCAGATTCTCTCAGGGCGTTATCTGAATGGGAAAGGTCTTTACGTGCTTAAAATTGCGGGCTTAACGAATCGAGATCATGCAGAAGCGCTGCGAGATGCCAGGTTATGGGTGCCTAAAAGCGATCGCCTCCCGATTGAAGCTAATGAGTTCCATGTCGCGGATCTCATTGGCCTACACGTTCGATTACAGAAAACTGGTTTAGCGATCGGCATCGTTGTAGATGTCTATGCTGCAGGTAATGACCTGCTTGCCGTTCAGCTTACCGAAGACACACGTGCATCAACTCAGCCCAAACAAAGCGCTACGCAACACTCTAAATCTGACAAAACCTCGTCTGCCCATCGCACTCCTGTCTTGGTGCCCTTTGTTCAAGCAATTGTCCCTGTGGTCGATTTGGATGCCGGGTATGTAGAAATTACCCCTCCCAAAGGGCTTTTCCCTGGCATTTAA
- a CDS encoding transposase: MTQYHPKSTESLPPRISVLTGAVFYLIKIYTHDHKALFGTIANGQRDLNALGQIAADEWDRSSCAYRGIELDEWVVLPDHLEGIVGIQEFSSSKGYATQGSKPRLLSAFIAGYKAAAAKRINLLRNAPGGSVWQRNYQERLIPDKAALGRARQMLLRTSVEG; this comes from the coding sequence TTGACACAATATCATCCCAAGTCAACTGAGAGCTTGCCGCCGCGTATTTCAGTCCTTACGGGGGCCGTCTTTTATCTCATCAAGATCTACACCCACGACCACAAAGCACTCTTTGGAACTATCGCTAATGGTCAACGAGATTTGAACGCTCTCGGTCAGATAGCCGCAGATGAATGGGATCGCTCGTCTTGTGCTTATCGCGGTATTGAACTAGATGAGTGGGTTGTTCTCCCTGATCATCTTGAGGGGATTGTGGGTATTCAGGAGTTTTCAAGTTCTAAGGGATATGCAACTCAGGGGAGTAAGCCACGCTTGCTGTCTGCATTTATCGCGGGCTACAAGGCAGCAGCGGCAAAACGGATCAACTTGCTACGCAATGCCCCAGGAGGCTCCGTTTGGCAGCGGAATTATCAAGAAAGACTAATTCCTGACAAAGCAGCCTTGGGTAGAGCCAGACAGATGCTCTTGCGAACAAGCGTTGAAGGATAA
- a CDS encoding M48 family metallopeptidase: MEAVSTKKILSGIKADDFRHPLDFQATSTLRQLPGLDLFIRAALGTVAEQVFYLDNISTSVQVGPHQLPHLHALLLEACQILELEPPQLYVRQHPVPNAYTFAMRGKHPFIVVHTSLIDLLTPAEIQAVIGHELGHLKCDHSVYLTLANVLTLLASQLPLGEWIVSTFQSQIMEWVRCAEFTCDRAALLVVQDARTVASLLMKLSGGSPTLASQLNLDAFLEQARAYDMAIDSELGEIIRQTRAQSLTHPLPVLRAREVDRWFSSPNYQALLKREAVKYNSKMPVQGGWRNW; the protein is encoded by the coding sequence ATGGAAGCCGTTTCCACCAAGAAAATCTTGTCTGGGATCAAGGCCGATGACTTTCGCCATCCCCTCGATTTTCAAGCTACTTCAACCTTGCGCCAGTTGCCAGGCCTCGATCTATTCATTCGAGCTGCTTTAGGGACAGTCGCAGAGCAGGTTTTCTATTTAGATAATATTTCTACCAGTGTGCAGGTAGGCCCACACCAATTGCCTCACCTGCATGCACTCTTGTTAGAAGCTTGCCAGATTCTAGAACTGGAGCCGCCACAACTCTACGTTCGACAGCATCCTGTCCCGAACGCATACACGTTTGCGATGCGAGGAAAGCACCCCTTTATTGTGGTGCATACATCCTTGATTGATCTTTTGACGCCTGCAGAAATTCAGGCAGTCATCGGTCATGAACTCGGACATTTGAAATGTGATCACAGCGTATACCTCACATTGGCTAACGTGTTGACCCTGTTAGCCAGTCAACTTCCCTTGGGAGAGTGGATTGTATCAACGTTCCAATCGCAGATTATGGAGTGGGTCCGTTGCGCAGAGTTTACGTGCGATCGCGCCGCCTTGTTAGTAGTTCAAGATGCTCGTACAGTTGCCTCCCTCTTGATGAAACTGTCGGGTGGATCTCCAACCCTAGCTAGTCAACTCAATTTGGATGCTTTTTTAGAGCAGGCCCGGGCTTATGACATGGCTATCGACTCTGAGCTGGGGGAGATCATCAGGCAGACACGCGCTCAAAGTCTGACCCACCCTTTGCCGGTTCTCCGTGCACGCGAAGTCGATCGATGGTTTAGCAGCCCTAATTATCAGGCTTTGCTAAAGCGTGAAGCGGTCAAGTATAATAGCAAAATGCCAGTCCAGGGCGGATGGCGGAATTGGTAG
- the murA gene encoding UDP-N-acetylglucosamine 1-carboxyvinyltransferase, whose product MEGRPIVTSTGLQQLSASPEADGSILEIWGQHPLSGHVAISGAKNSALVVMAGALLCSQPCRLRNIPDLMDVGRMGTVLNALGVKLERNGDVLDIDPSDISHTRAPYDVVSQLRASFFIIGPLLARMGVARIPLPGGCAIGARPVELHVRGLQAMGADVHIEHGTVHACIPGIRGRLQGAKIYLDYPSVGATETLMMAATLADGETIIDNAAQEPEVADLANFCRAMGARVRGVGTKTLTIVGVPSLHSTDYAIIPDRIEAGTFLVAGAITQSELALSPVVPEHLGAVIAKLREAGSKVVIESHNRVKLIPGTEILATDIQTLPYPGFPTDMQAQFMALMTLSNGSSMVTETVFENRLRHVAEFSRMGANIRVKGNCAIVQGVSMLSGAPVMATDLRASAALVLAGLGAQGKTVMSGLHHLDRGYERLEQKLAQLGARIQRIDSVGADAQIAEPMQP is encoded by the coding sequence TTGGAGGGTAGACCCATCGTTACGTCCACTGGTTTACAACAGCTATCTGCTTCACCTGAAGCAGATGGTTCCATTCTTGAAATTTGGGGTCAACATCCCCTCTCAGGCCACGTTGCCATTAGTGGCGCCAAGAACTCGGCGCTCGTTGTCATGGCTGGAGCACTGCTATGTTCCCAACCCTGCCGTTTACGCAACATCCCTGACTTGATGGATGTAGGGCGTATGGGAACAGTGCTCAACGCCCTAGGGGTTAAGCTTGAGCGCAACGGTGATGTTTTAGACATTGATCCTAGCGATATTAGCCATACTCGTGCTCCCTACGACGTTGTGAGTCAGCTACGAGCAAGCTTCTTTATCATCGGGCCATTGCTAGCCCGGATGGGAGTCGCGCGTATTCCTCTACCCGGTGGATGTGCGATCGGTGCTCGCCCTGTTGAGCTTCACGTGCGCGGGCTGCAAGCGATGGGGGCGGATGTGCATATTGAGCATGGCACCGTTCATGCATGCATTCCTGGCATTCGAGGACGTCTGCAGGGAGCAAAGATTTATCTTGATTATCCGAGTGTCGGTGCTACCGAAACGTTGATGATGGCGGCCACCTTAGCCGATGGCGAAACCATTATTGATAATGCAGCCCAAGAACCAGAAGTGGCTGATCTCGCCAATTTTTGCCGTGCCATGGGTGCCCGTGTTCGCGGCGTCGGAACCAAAACGCTAACAATTGTCGGAGTCCCGAGCCTCCACAGCACCGACTATGCCATCATTCCTGATCGCATTGAAGCTGGGACGTTCTTGGTCGCTGGAGCAATCACTCAATCTGAGTTAGCCCTATCGCCAGTGGTGCCTGAGCACTTGGGTGCAGTCATTGCCAAGCTACGTGAGGCAGGCTCTAAGGTCGTCATCGAATCTCACAATCGAGTGAAGCTTATTCCAGGGACCGAAATTCTGGCAACCGATATCCAAACCCTTCCTTATCCAGGGTTCCCAACGGATATGCAAGCCCAATTTATGGCCCTCATGACGCTGAGCAATGGCAGCAGCATGGTTACCGAAACGGTTTTTGAGAATCGTTTACGCCACGTAGCTGAGTTTAGTCGGATGGGTGCCAATATCCGTGTCAAGGGTAACTGCGCCATCGTACAAGGGGTGTCCATGTTGTCTGGAGCACCAGTGATGGCCACAGATTTAAGAGCTTCTGCAGCCCTGGTATTAGCAGGGTTAGGGGCCCAGGGCAAAACAGTGATGAGTGGCCTGCACCATTTGGATCGCGGGTATGAGCGGTTAGAACAAAAGCTGGCTCAGCTCGGGGCTCGGATCCAACGAATTGACAGTGTCGGTGCCGATGCTCAAATAGCTGAACCCATGCAGCCCTAG
- a CDS encoding RNA methyltransferase codes for MLTSLKNPWVKQLRKLHQAKYRRSQQQFLLEGTHLVQEAIATHYSLAAVCATQHWQDRHPELWRQLQTNADLQMLVSPEVLGAMATTSTPDGVIAVACQQAYPPGTQTAPKLGIALETLQDPGNLGTVIRTAAAVGSDGLWLSEGSVDLTHPKVLRASAGQWFRVPKQMTPDLYLQLSAWKDMGCQVLATAAEGALPYWDMDLKLPTVLVLGNEGAGLSSEVIAAASQVISIPMHRTVESLNVGVAAAVILFEALRQRQSRH; via the coding sequence GTGCTGACTAGTCTCAAGAATCCTTGGGTCAAGCAGCTTCGTAAGCTGCACCAGGCAAAATATCGTCGATCGCAGCAGCAGTTTTTACTGGAAGGCACTCATTTAGTTCAAGAAGCGATCGCGACGCATTATTCCTTAGCCGCAGTTTGTGCAACACAGCATTGGCAAGACCGCCATCCGGAATTGTGGCGGCAGCTACAAACCAATGCCGATCTGCAAATGCTTGTATCGCCTGAAGTTTTGGGTGCGATGGCGACTACATCAACCCCTGATGGGGTTATTGCCGTAGCCTGTCAGCAAGCGTATCCTCCGGGTACTCAAACCGCCCCCAAATTGGGCATTGCCCTAGAAACACTACAAGACCCTGGCAACCTCGGAACTGTGATTCGCACCGCCGCGGCCGTTGGCAGTGATGGTCTCTGGCTCAGCGAAGGCAGTGTTGATCTCACCCATCCGAAAGTTCTGCGGGCTTCTGCAGGGCAATGGTTTCGCGTCCCCAAGCAAATGACCCCTGATCTGTACTTACAGCTCTCTGCTTGGAAGGATATGGGCTGTCAGGTGCTTGCGACTGCCGCAGAAGGTGCATTGCCTTACTGGGATATGGACTTGAAATTGCCCACAGTGTTAGTGCTGGGGAATGAAGGCGCTGGACTCTCTTCAGAAGTAATTGCTGCCGCTAGCCAGGTGATCTCTATTCCCATGCATCGTACGGTAGAGTCGCTGAATGTCGGGGTCGCTGCAGCGGTCATCTTGTTTGAAGCGTTGCGTCAGCGACAGAGTCGTCATTAA
- the lpdA gene encoding dihydrolipoyl dehydrogenase — MSQAFDYDLLIIGAGVGGHGAALHAVRRGLKAAIVEASDIGGTCVNRGCIPSKALLAASGRVRELQNAHHLNALGIKVGGVTFERQEIAAHAQNLVSKIQGDMANSLKRLGVDIIQGWARLAGEQKVIVSTAAGDQTITAQDVILSPGSVPFVPPGIEIDGKTVFTSDGALKLEWLPDWVAIIGSGYIGLEFCDIYTALGSEVTLIEALDKIMPTFDPDIAKVAQRVLIGPRDVESRAGVLAKTVTPGSPVVIELADRETKEIVDVLEVDACLVATGRIPATKDLGLAAVGVETDRRGFISVDDGLRVLRDNKPVPHLWAIGDATGKMMLAHAASAQGVIAVDNICGESRTVNYRSIPAAAFTHPEVSFVGLTEPQAQALADKEGFAIATVKTYFKGNSKALAEGESDGLAKVIYRKDTGEILGAHILGLHASDLIQEAANAIAQGQTVTDLSYCVHTHPTLSEVMDEAFKRAVVSA; from the coding sequence GTGAGTCAAGCATTTGACTACGATTTGTTAATTATCGGTGCAGGTGTTGGAGGCCATGGAGCAGCCTTACATGCGGTTCGCCGAGGCCTGAAAGCCGCCATTGTAGAAGCCTCTGATATCGGAGGTACTTGCGTTAATCGTGGCTGTATTCCATCCAAGGCTCTCCTGGCGGCATCGGGTCGGGTGCGCGAGTTGCAAAATGCCCACCACCTGAATGCGCTAGGGATTAAGGTCGGTGGAGTCACGTTCGAGCGGCAGGAAATCGCAGCTCATGCGCAAAATCTGGTGAGCAAGATCCAAGGCGATATGGCCAATAGCCTCAAACGCCTGGGGGTAGATATCATTCAGGGTTGGGCTCGCCTCGCAGGAGAACAAAAAGTGATCGTTTCTACTGCTGCAGGAGACCAAACGATTACAGCTCAAGATGTCATTTTGTCTCCAGGGTCGGTTCCTTTTGTGCCGCCTGGCATTGAAATTGATGGCAAAACCGTCTTCACCAGCGATGGTGCCTTGAAATTAGAATGGCTGCCCGACTGGGTCGCTATCATCGGCAGCGGTTACATCGGCTTAGAATTTTGTGACATTTACACAGCCTTAGGCTCTGAAGTCACCTTAATCGAAGCCCTAGACAAAATTATGCCGACTTTCGATCCAGATATTGCCAAGGTGGCACAGCGGGTCTTAATTGGGCCACGGGATGTTGAAAGCCGAGCTGGTGTCTTAGCGAAGACCGTGACCCCAGGTTCTCCTGTTGTTATTGAACTGGCGGATCGCGAAACTAAAGAGATTGTGGATGTTTTAGAAGTTGATGCTTGTTTGGTCGCAACGGGCCGCATTCCTGCAACCAAGGACTTAGGGTTGGCGGCTGTTGGGGTCGAAACTGATCGACGGGGATTTATTAGCGTAGATGATGGGTTAAGGGTGCTGCGAGATAATAAACCTGTACCCCATCTCTGGGCGATTGGCGATGCTACCGGCAAGATGATGTTGGCGCATGCAGCCTCTGCTCAAGGGGTGATCGCAGTAGACAACATTTGTGGTGAATCTCGCACAGTGAATTATCGCAGTATTCCGGCGGCGGCATTCACCCACCCTGAAGTCAGCTTTGTAGGACTCACAGAACCCCAAGCGCAAGCATTGGCTGATAAAGAAGGGTTTGCAATAGCGACTGTCAAGACCTACTTCAAAGGCAACTCAAAAGCGCTCGCTGAAGGGGAATCTGATGGTCTAGCCAAGGTCATCTATCGTAAAGATACGGGTGAAATTTTGGGCGCTCACATTTTAGGGTTGCACGCTTCTGATTTGATTCAAGAAGCTGCCAATGCCATCGCCCAGGGGCAAACCGTTACCGACTTGTCCTATTGCGTTCATACCCATCCCACTCTGTCAGAGGTGATGGATGAGGCGTTTAAGCGCGCTGTTGTTAGTGCATGA